A genomic stretch from Desulfohalobium retbaense DSM 5692 includes:
- the rplB gene encoding 50S ribosomal protein L2 — MSIRKLKPTSPGRRFQTVSMYVDVTRETPEKSLTKGLGRKSGRNNAGRVTSRRQGGGNKRRFRVIDFKRNKAEIPAKVATIEYDPNRSARIALLHYVDGEKRYILAPLGLKVGDFVYSGDNVDIKPGNAMQLKSIPVGTTVHNIELVPGKGGQMCRSAGTYAQLVAKEGKYALLRLPSGEIRHVLAACQATVGQVGNVHHENIRVGKAGRNRWKNRRPKVRGVAMNPIDHPLGGGEGRSSGGRHPVTPWGRPTKGYKTRNPKKPSSRLIVKRRNK; from the coding sequence ATGTCTATCCGGAAGCTTAAACCGACTTCCCCCGGGCGTCGATTCCAGACCGTTTCTATGTATGTGGATGTTACCCGGGAGACGCCTGAAAAGAGCCTGACGAAGGGCTTGGGACGCAAAAGCGGGCGTAATAATGCCGGACGGGTAACGTCCCGTCGTCAAGGTGGCGGAAACAAGAGACGATTTCGCGTTATTGATTTCAAGCGCAACAAGGCCGAAATACCGGCCAAAGTCGCCACCATTGAATATGATCCCAACCGCAGTGCCCGGATCGCGCTTCTGCACTATGTCGATGGGGAAAAGCGCTATATTCTGGCTCCCTTGGGCCTGAAAGTGGGCGATTTTGTCTACTCCGGTGACAATGTGGACATCAAGCCCGGCAACGCCATGCAGCTGAAGTCCATACCGGTCGGGACCACCGTGCACAATATTGAATTGGTTCCAGGCAAAGGCGGGCAAATGTGCCGCTCAGCCGGAACATACGCGCAGCTGGTCGCTAAAGAAGGCAAGTATGCTTTGCTCCGGCTTCCCTCCGGGGAGATCCGGCATGTCCTGGCTGCATGCCAAGCTACGGTCGGTCAGGTGGGCAATGTGCACCATGAAAATATTCGAGTGGGTAAAGCTGGCCGGAATCGCTGGAAGAATCGTCGTCCTAAGGTGCGTGGCGTGGCCATGAACCCGATCGACCACCCCCTTGGTGGTGGTGAGGGCCGCAGTTCTGGCGGTCGTCATCCGGTGACCCCTTGGGGACGGCCAACGAAAGGGTATAAGACACGAAATCCCAAGAAACCTTCTTCGCGTTTGATTGTTAAGAGAAGGAATAAATAG
- the rplW gene encoding 50S ribosomal protein L23: MEYTRVLHKPLVSEKATWAKEMDNQVVFLVDKASNKVEVRKAVEKAFGVKVERINIVNKRPRTRRRFGREVGRVPGTKKAYVTLAPGEKIEFFEGV; this comes from the coding sequence ATGGAATATACACGCGTACTACACAAACCGCTTGTTTCCGAGAAAGCGACTTGGGCCAAGGAAATGGACAACCAAGTTGTTTTTTTGGTGGACAAGGCGTCAAATAAGGTAGAGGTCCGGAAGGCCGTTGAAAAGGCTTTCGGCGTCAAGGTCGAACGGATCAATATTGTCAACAAACGGCCCCGCACACGGCGTCGTTTCGGCCGTGAGGTGGGCAGGGTACCAGGTACCAAAAAAGCCTACGTCACGCTTGCTCCAGGTGAAAAAATCGAATTTTTTGAAGGTGTCTAG
- the rplD gene encoding 50S ribosomal protein L4, translated as MPVVQIVDKSNQAVGEVTLSSEVFEREVRAEILHQVVRSQLAAKRRGTVGVKTRSLIRGGGRKPWRQKGTGRARAGTVRSPIWTGGAIVHGPQARDYDIKVNKKVKRLALKMAMSSRLAEDNLVVVDSVTPEEVKTKSFRKIQEQLDLKKCLIVTAEKDNTLELSARNIPGVTVMTWDNLNTFDVLNHDQLVLEAKAVEKIEEKLG; from the coding sequence ATGCCAGTGGTACAGATAGTAGATAAATCGAATCAAGCGGTGGGTGAAGTGACCCTGTCCAGCGAGGTGTTCGAACGGGAGGTCCGTGCTGAGATCCTCCATCAGGTTGTTCGCTCCCAGCTGGCCGCCAAACGTCGCGGGACTGTTGGGGTCAAAACCCGGTCCCTCATCCGTGGCGGCGGGCGGAAGCCGTGGCGCCAAAAAGGTACTGGACGCGCCCGGGCGGGCACAGTTCGGTCGCCAATCTGGACGGGCGGAGCTATTGTTCACGGCCCGCAAGCCCGGGATTACGACATCAAGGTCAATAAGAAGGTCAAGCGGTTGGCCTTGAAGATGGCCATGTCCTCCCGGTTGGCAGAAGACAACCTGGTCGTCGTGGACAGTGTAACCCCTGAAGAGGTGAAGACGAAAAGCTTTCGGAAAATCCAGGAACAATTGGATTTGAAAAAATGCTTGATTGTCACTGCGGAAAAAGATAATACTCTTGAGCTTTCCGCCCGTAATATCCCTGGGGTCACCGTTATGACCTGGGACAACCTCAATACCTTCGATGTGTTGAACCACGACCAGCTGGTCCTGGAGGCCAAAGCGGTGGAAAAAATCGAAGAAAAACTGGGGTAG
- the rplC gene encoding 50S ribosomal protein L3: protein MMSALNLIGKKLGMTRVFGEDGTVIPVTVIQAGPCPVIQVKTAETDGYTALQIGADPLPAHRVTKPQQGHQAKAGKGCFRKLQEVRVEDAAEYEPGQELSVDMFTIGERIDVTGKSKGRGFAGAMKRWNFGGSPSTHGHEKVHRSTGAVGQCAAPSRIFKGKKMPGHMGAQRVSVRNAEVVDIRPEDNLILLRGQVPGPKNGVITLRKKS, encoded by the coding sequence ATCATGAGCGCTTTAAATCTCATCGGGAAAAAATTGGGCATGACCCGTGTCTTTGGCGAAGACGGCACAGTGATTCCTGTGACCGTCATCCAGGCCGGACCCTGCCCTGTCATTCAGGTCAAGACGGCTGAGACCGATGGATATACCGCCTTGCAGATCGGAGCCGATCCGCTTCCCGCACATCGCGTGACCAAGCCCCAGCAGGGGCACCAGGCGAAGGCCGGGAAGGGATGTTTTCGGAAACTGCAGGAAGTACGTGTCGAGGACGCGGCCGAATACGAGCCGGGTCAGGAATTGTCCGTTGACATGTTCACCATCGGAGAGCGGATCGACGTGACCGGAAAATCCAAGGGCCGTGGTTTTGCCGGGGCCATGAAACGTTGGAATTTTGGCGGCTCCCCGTCGACCCACGGTCACGAGAAGGTGCACCGGTCCACAGGTGCTGTGGGGCAATGTGCCGCACCATCGCGGATCTTCAAGGGCAAAAAGATGCCCGGACATATGGGTGCGCAGCGGGTCTCCGTCCGCAATGCCGAAGTCGTTGACATCCGCCCGGAAGACAATCTGATCCTGTTGCGGGGTCAGGTGCCGGGTCCGAAAAACGGTGTCATAACCCTCCGGAAGAAGAGCTAA
- the rpsJ gene encoding 30S ribosomal protein S10 yields MVEMNSDRIRIKLKAYDYRILDKAVAEIVDSAKNTGASIAGPIPLPTRIHKYTVNRSVHVNKKSREQFEMRIHKRLLDILEPTQQTVDALGKLSLPAGVDVEIKL; encoded by the coding sequence ATGGTTGAAATGAACAGTGACCGCATTCGAATTAAACTCAAGGCCTACGATTACCGCATTTTGGACAAGGCCGTCGCTGAAATCGTGGATTCGGCAAAGAATACCGGTGCGAGCATTGCCGGGCCCATCCCGTTGCCGACGCGGATACACAAATACACGGTCAATCGTTCTGTGCACGTGAACAAGAAATCCCGCGAACAGTTCGAAATGCGAATCCATAAGCGGTTGTTGGATATCCTTGAACCGACACAGCAGACCGTGGACGCCTTGGGGAAATTGAGTCTGCCGGCCGGCGTGGATGTGGAAATCAAGCTTTAG
- the tuf gene encoding elongation factor Tu, with product MGKAKFERSKPHVNIGTIGHIDHGKTTLTAAITRQIHLKGGVSDYVPFDQIDKAPEEKERGITIATAHVEYETGPRHYAHVDCPGHADYIKNMITGAAQMDGAILVVAATDGPMPQTREHILLARQVGVPSLVVFLNKVDLVDDEELLELVELEVRELLSSYDYPGDDIPVISGSALKALESDDPNSEDAKPIFDLLDAVDEYVAEPERDIEKPFLMPIEDVFSISGRGTVVTGRVERGVIKVGEEVEMVGMKDTTKTVVTGVEMFRKMLDQGEAGDNIGALLRGVKREDVERGQVLARPKSITPHRRFKAEVYVLNKEEGGRHTPFFSGYRPQFYFRTTDVTGVVTLAEGVEMVMPGDNATFDVELIVPIAMELGLRFAIREGGRTVGAGVVSEIVE from the coding sequence ATGGGCAAGGCGAAATTTGAGCGTTCGAAGCCGCACGTTAATATCGGCACGATCGGCCACATTGACCACGGCAAGACGACATTGACGGCGGCGATCACCCGCCAGATCCATTTGAAGGGCGGCGTGTCCGACTATGTGCCTTTCGATCAGATCGACAAGGCGCCTGAAGAGAAGGAACGCGGCATCACCATCGCCACGGCGCACGTGGAGTACGAGACTGGACCCCGGCACTACGCCCACGTGGACTGCCCGGGTCACGCCGACTACATCAAGAACATGATCACTGGTGCGGCCCAGATGGACGGCGCGATCCTGGTTGTCGCCGCTACTGACGGCCCGATGCCGCAGACTCGTGAGCACATCCTGCTGGCGCGTCAGGTCGGTGTCCCGAGCCTGGTGGTGTTTTTGAACAAGGTCGACCTGGTTGACGACGAAGAGCTGTTGGAACTCGTTGAACTGGAAGTGCGTGAGCTGCTTTCGAGCTACGACTATCCCGGCGACGATATTCCGGTCATCTCCGGTAGCGCCTTGAAAGCTCTGGAAAGCGACGATCCGAACAGCGAAGATGCCAAGCCGATTTTCGATCTGCTCGACGCTGTGGATGAGTACGTTGCCGAGCCCGAGCGCGACATCGAAAAGCCGTTTTTGATGCCCATCGAGGACGTGTTCTCGATCTCCGGCCGCGGAACGGTTGTCACCGGCCGTGTGGAACGTGGTGTGATCAAGGTCGGCGAAGAAGTCGAGATGGTGGGCATGAAGGATACGACCAAGACGGTCGTCACCGGCGTGGAAATGTTCCGCAAGATGTTGGACCAGGGCGAAGCCGGGGACAATATTGGGGCGTTGCTGCGTGGTGTGAAGCGCGAAGATGTTGAGCGCGGCCAGGTTCTGGCACGTCCGAAATCGATCACGCCGCACCGCCGTTTCAAGGCCGAAGTCTACGTATTGAATAAGGAAGAAGGCGGCCGCCACACCCCGTTTTTCTCCGGGTACCGTCCGCAGTTCTATTTCCGGACCACGGACGTGACCGGTGTGGTGACCCTGGCCGAAGGCGTTGAGATGGTCATGCCCGGCGATAACGCGACGTTTGATGTCGAATTGATCGTGCCGATCGCCATGGAACTGGGACTGCGCTTCGCCATCCGCGAAGGCGGCCGTACAGTGGGCGCCGGCGTTGTATCCGAAATTGTGGAGTAG
- the fusA gene encoding elongation factor G translates to MARVVPIQKQRNIGIMAHIDAGKTTTTERILYYTGVSHKIGEVHDGDAVMDWMEQEQERGITITSAATTCFWKDYRVNIIDTPGHVDFTVEVERALRVLDGAVAVFCAVGGVEPQSETVWRQADRYKVPRLAFVNKMDRTGADMFHVVGEIRDKLKAKPVPLQIPIGAEENFKGVVDLIEGKALYFDEASKGQKFIYDEIPEDLRDEFAKWQQHLVESIAEEDESLLDKYLAGEEFAPEELVQGIRAACLNLNICPVLCGSAFKNKGVQPLLDAVVSYLPSPQEVPAIEGMDPDSGETIVCPCEDDAPMSALAFKLASDPYVGHLTFLRIYSGHIESGMSLINAANGKKERIGRLLKMHSNKREEIKEAWAGDIVAAVGLKHIATGETLCSGDRPVMLESMEFPEPVIEVAIEPKTKSDRDQLSQALQKLAKEDPSFRVSTDEETGQTLIAGMGELHLDIIVDRLTREFKVDANIGNPRVAYRESITKAVKQETKHVKQSGGRGQYGHVVIEVEPGETGSGFQFKNSIVGGVIPKEYIPAVEKGIAEALQTGVVAGYPTIDVSVNLVFGSYHDVDSSEQAFYVAGSMAIKEACQKAAPALLEPIMYVEILTPEDYLGDVMGDLNGRRGKVINLEPRMGTQIVRAHVPLSNMFGYATVLRSNTQGRATYSMQFDHYEQVPASLVEEIVKK, encoded by the coding sequence GTGGCACGAGTTGTACCCATACAGAAGCAGCGTAATATCGGCATCATGGCCCACATCGATGCTGGTAAGACGACGACCACGGAACGTATCCTGTATTACACAGGAGTCTCGCACAAAATCGGAGAAGTCCACGACGGCGACGCGGTCATGGACTGGATGGAGCAGGAGCAAGAGCGGGGGATCACTATCACCTCAGCGGCAACGACCTGTTTCTGGAAAGATTATCGTGTGAATATTATTGACACTCCCGGCCACGTGGATTTCACGGTTGAGGTCGAGCGTGCCTTGCGGGTCTTGGACGGTGCAGTTGCCGTTTTTTGCGCCGTGGGCGGAGTTGAACCACAATCTGAAACGGTCTGGCGGCAAGCTGACCGCTACAAAGTCCCCCGTTTGGCCTTTGTCAATAAAATGGATCGCACAGGCGCCGACATGTTTCATGTGGTGGGCGAGATCCGGGACAAGCTCAAAGCCAAACCGGTGCCACTGCAGATTCCCATCGGCGCGGAAGAAAATTTCAAAGGTGTTGTCGACCTCATCGAGGGCAAGGCCCTGTATTTTGATGAGGCCTCCAAAGGCCAGAAATTTATCTACGACGAAATTCCCGAAGATCTGCGCGACGAGTTCGCCAAATGGCAGCAGCATCTGGTCGAATCGATTGCCGAGGAAGACGAGAGCCTGCTGGATAAGTATCTGGCCGGGGAAGAATTCGCACCTGAAGAGTTAGTCCAAGGGATCCGCGCTGCGTGTCTGAATCTGAATATTTGCCCCGTGCTGTGCGGCTCGGCCTTCAAAAACAAGGGCGTGCAGCCGCTTCTCGACGCGGTGGTCTCGTATCTCCCCTCCCCCCAGGAAGTGCCTGCCATTGAGGGGATGGACCCGGATTCTGGCGAGACGATCGTCTGCCCTTGTGAAGACGATGCGCCTATGAGCGCCTTGGCCTTCAAACTGGCCAGCGACCCCTATGTCGGGCACCTGACCTTTTTGCGTATTTATTCCGGGCATATTGAGAGCGGCATGTCGCTTATAAATGCCGCCAACGGCAAAAAGGAGCGCATCGGCCGGTTGCTGAAGATGCACTCCAACAAGCGCGAAGAGATCAAGGAAGCCTGGGCGGGAGACATCGTGGCTGCGGTGGGGCTCAAGCATATCGCCACCGGCGAAACCCTGTGCAGCGGTGATCGCCCGGTCATGCTCGAATCCATGGAGTTCCCTGAACCGGTGATTGAGGTCGCCATCGAGCCCAAGACAAAAAGCGATCGCGATCAGCTGTCGCAGGCTCTGCAGAAACTGGCCAAAGAGGACCCGTCGTTCCGTGTGAGCACGGATGAAGAAACCGGGCAGACCCTTATTGCCGGCATGGGCGAACTCCACCTCGATATCATCGTTGACCGCCTGACGCGCGAATTCAAGGTTGATGCGAATATCGGCAACCCGCGGGTCGCCTACCGCGAATCGATCACCAAGGCGGTCAAGCAGGAGACCAAGCACGTCAAGCAGTCCGGTGGCCGCGGTCAATACGGCCATGTGGTCATCGAGGTTGAGCCCGGCGAAACCGGTTCCGGCTTCCAGTTCAAAAATTCCATTGTCGGCGGGGTTATTCCCAAGGAATACATCCCGGCTGTGGAAAAGGGGATTGCCGAAGCCCTGCAAACCGGTGTCGTGGCCGGGTATCCGACCATTGATGTCAGCGTTAATCTTGTTTTCGGTTCGTATCACGATGTCGACTCGTCGGAACAGGCCTTCTATGTTGCCGGTTCTATGGCCATTAAGGAAGCCTGCCAGAAAGCGGCCCCAGCTTTGCTTGAACCGATTATGTATGTGGAGATCCTGACCCCTGAAGACTATCTTGGCGATGTCATGGGTGATCTGAATGGCCGCCGGGGGAAGGTGATAAATCTGGAACCGCGCATGGGCACTCAAATTGTTCGCGCCCACGTCCCCCTGAGCAATATGTTCGGCTACGCCACTGTGCTGCGTTCGAACACCCAGGGGCGGGCAACATACTCGATGCAGTTTGACCACTATGAACAGGTCCCGGCGAGTTTAGTAGAAGAAATTGTGAAGAAGTAG
- the rpsG gene encoding 30S ribosomal protein S7: MPRKGPVPKRTVTPDPRFQSRLVAKFVNRLMRDGKKSLGERLLYQAIDDLGERTSEEPLKAFEQALENVKPQLEVKPRRVGGATYQVPMEVRPERQQTLAIRWLVTAARSRGEKGMSNRLTAELMDAYNGRGGAVKKREDTHRMAEANKAFAHYRW; this comes from the coding sequence ATGCCTCGTAAAGGTCCAGTACCAAAGCGGACAGTGACGCCTGATCCGCGCTTTCAGAGTCGGTTGGTGGCCAAGTTCGTCAATCGCCTCATGCGTGACGGCAAAAAGAGTCTTGGTGAGCGGTTGCTCTATCAGGCAATTGACGACTTGGGCGAGCGGACGAGCGAAGAGCCGCTCAAGGCGTTCGAGCAGGCCTTGGAAAACGTCAAGCCGCAGCTCGAAGTCAAACCGCGCCGTGTCGGCGGGGCGACCTATCAGGTACCTATGGAGGTCCGTCCCGAACGGCAGCAGACGTTGGCTATCCGCTGGTTGGTTACTGCGGCTCGTTCTCGGGGTGAAAAGGGGATGTCCAATCGTCTCACGGCCGAGTTGATGGATGCCTATAATGGGCGCGGCGGTGCCGTGAAGAAACGCGAAGACACGCACCGCATGGCTGAAGCGAATAAAGCTTTCGCACACTATCGTTGGTAG
- the rpsL gene encoding 30S ribosomal protein S12: MPTINQLISKGRKKMVKRKKRAALQQCPQRRGVCVRVYTTTPKKPNSALRKVARVRLTNGIEVTSYIPGEGHNLQEHSVVLVRGGRVKDLPGVRYTVIRGTLDTAGVQDRRQSRSKYGAKRPK; this comes from the coding sequence ATGCCAACGATCAATCAATTGATCAGCAAAGGCCGGAAGAAAATGGTCAAGCGCAAAAAGCGCGCGGCCCTTCAGCAGTGCCCGCAACGCCGGGGCGTATGCGTGCGTGTATACACCACAACCCCGAAAAAGCCGAACTCGGCCTTGCGGAAGGTCGCCAGGGTGCGATTGACCAATGGGATTGAAGTGACCTCGTATATTCCCGGGGAAGGGCATAATCTCCAGGAGCACTCCGTTGTGTTGGTGCGTGGAGGCCGTGTAAAGGACCTTCCCGGTGTACGCTATACAGTGATTCGCGGCACCTTGGATACGGCCGGTGTCCAGGATCGTCGCCAGAGCAGATCCAAATACGGCGCAAAACGACCCAAATAG